Genomic DNA from Marinobacter sp. LV10MA510-1:
ATCACGGTCACGAACGCAACCAAAACACCAGCGGCCAAAGTAAGCAGCACTGCCAGCAGGCCCCAGCCTTTCGCTGCTTTGTCTAAAAACACCATGTGTTCACCCCGTTGTTACCCTTGTTTTTTGTCGGACGCAGCACGCAATCTGCCGTTTTTCGCCAATGGCACCCACAGCTTATCTGAAAAATTATCATCGGGCCTTGTGACTTTAGTAAAAATTGAGGTGCACTCACTTAACGACTGCAACAGGCATTTCTGAAGCGAATAGCCAGTCTAAATGTGCAGAACAAAAAAAACCGGAGCCATGGCTCCGGTTTTTCGAACTGTGCTGATGCTTACTGGGTCACGTCGTCCATAGAATCTTCCACGTCATCCCCAGCTTCTTCTGCGGCTTCATCGACTTCTTCACCGGCATCTCCGACGTTGTCTTTGATTTCTTCCCCGGCGCTATCGTTCTGCCCGGTAGCGTCTTCATAGGTTTCTTCAACAGAATCGCCGGCGTCATCGGCCATATTGCTAATGTTATCGCCGGCCTCGTCCATATCTACCGTCTCGTCATCGTCAGAACTGCAACCCGCCAGGCCCAAAGTCAACACCAGTGCCAATGCGCTAATTGTTACTTTTTTCATGAGAATTCTCCACTGATCGTAATTGGAAACTGCGCTCAGATTACGCTGTGACCCCGCAATAACACAATTACACAAGGGTTACCCTTTGGTTAATCGGGCAAGGTGCTAGAACCACTCGGTTTTCATGGCCAAGCAGGTATCGTCCATGTTTCGCAGCAGGACCAGGTCATGGGCAGCAGTGGGTAATTCCCAGTGAAAAAAGTATTGTGCGGCCTGCAGCTTGCCCTCATAAAAATGGCGTTCTCGATCGTTGCTGGCATTGCTCAACCCTACCGCGGCAGCATTGGCCTGACGCAGCCACATCCAGGCCACACAGATGTGACCGAACAGGTGCAAATAGCAGGAGGCGTTGGCCAGGGTCTGCTCGGTTTCACCGGCCATCAGCGTTTTACCCAGGCTTTGGGTCACTTTTACCGCCTGCTGCAGAGTCTCGCTGAGTGACAGAGCCCAGGGCTCGCAGCGGGCGCTGGTGGCGGCTTGCAGATCGGCCTGCATGGCCTGAAGCAGCAACTGCAAGCCATGGCTTTGGTTCTGCCACACTTTGCGGCCCAGCAGATCCAGTGCCTGAATGCCATTGGTGCCTTCGTGGATCGGGTTCAACCGGTTATCACGCCAGCATTGCTCCACCGGATATTCTCGGGTGTAACCTGCACCGCCGTATACCTGAATCGCCAGATCGTTCGCTTTGGGGCCATATTCCGACGGCCAGGCTTTAATCACCGGGGTCAGAAGATCCAGCAGTTGCCCGGCTTCTTGGCGTTTTTGCGGCTCCGGGTGAGTGTTCTGGTCGTCCATCAGCCGGGCGCCATAAAGGCACAGCGCCAATCCACCTTCGCTGTAGGCTTTTTGGGCCAGCAGCATGCGCCTGACATCGGCGTGCTCAATAATCGGCACCTGTTCACTTTGCGGATTGTTATCCGCTGCCCGGCGCCCCTGCAGACGATCTTTGGCATAGGCCAGGCTGTGCATATAACCACGGTAACCAATCACCGCCGCGCCACAGCCCACGCCAACACGGGCCTCGTTCATCATCTGGAACATGTACTTCAATCCCTGATGGGGCTCGCCCACCAGGTAACCGTGGCATTCGGCGTCGTCACCAAAACTCAAGGCAGTAGAGGTGGTTCCACGGTAGCCCAGCTTGTGAATCAAGCCGGCCAAAGCCACACCGTTACGTTCTCCCAACCCGCCAGTTTCGTTCAAACGGAGTTTAGGCACAATAAAAAGTGAAATACCCTTCACACCGGCCGGCGCACCTTTTATCTTGGCCAGCACCATATGTACGATATTCTCGGTGATGTTTTGCTCGCCACCGGAGATGTATATCTTCGCGCCCTTGATCAAGTAATGACCAGCGTTGTCAGGCGTAGCCGACGTGCGAATGTCTGCCAGCGACGAACCCGCATGGGGTTCGGTAAGGGCCATGGTGCCGGCGTATCGACCATCGAGCATGGGCGGCAGAAACAGGCTCTTCTGAGATTCATTGCCAAACACTCGAATCAGGTTTGCCGCTGCGGTGGTCAGGAACGGGTAGCCCGCGGTGCCGGGATTCGCCGCGGTAAAAAAGCCGTTACAGGCCGCCATGACCGTTTCCGGCAGCTGCATGCCGCCAAGCTCGTAATCGTAACGACCGGCAATGAAACCAGCGCGGGCATAGGCGTCAAACGCCTGTTTTACCTGTGGCAGCATGATCACCTTGCCATCCACAAACCGGGGTTCGTCCTGATCGGCGGCCCGATTGTGATTGGCGAATGTCTCCCGCGCCATTTTGTCAGCGGTCTCGATGACGGCATCGAAGGTATCGCGGCTGTGGTCAGCAAAACGCTCGCGCTCGGCCAACACATCAATACCCAGTACTTCGTAAAGTTGGAACGACAGGTCGCGACGGTCAATCAGGGTATCGGTCATTACGCGGTCTCCGGCTTTGGGCCATTTTCATACGGCCGTTTTAAAATTGCTGCGCTCTTTATGCCACAGATAACCGCTGGATAGCCACTCTTTAACATGGCGCCAACATGAGCGCGGTTATAGCGCCAGGCCACAAGTTCCTTGACCTTCAGACTGCGGCACGTATCATTCTTTTGATATTTTTTATACGGAGTAATCATGACGGAGAGGTCGCACAACTGCTGGTTTACATCAGATCTACCTCGCCTGGATGACATCGCCCGCTATCGTGGCAAGCTTCCCTATTTTCCAGACCCTCCACGGCATTAGGCAGCTCATCGTTAACGGGTGCTAGCTCGCTGGTGATAGCCCGTTGGTAATAGATCGCTGGTACCATCTTTTTCTGTCCTACACCTACAATTGAGATTGCGATGTCGCTCCCCCTGGTTGTTTTACTGCCCTTCTTAGGCGCCATGGCCGCACCACTTTTCGCGCAAGGCGGGCGCACAGCCATCGCTATTGCGTCAACCGTTCCCGCGCTGATTGCGCTCGCCGCGTTGTTCCCCCACTGGCAAACACTGGCAGACGGCGGCGTTGTCCTGCACACCTACGAATGGTTACCTGCGATGGGGCTGTCGCTGAGTTTCCGCCTGGATGGCTTGTCACTGCTGTTCGCACTGCTGATTCTGGTGATTGGTATCCTGATCATTCTCTACGCCCGCTACTATTTGAAACCTGAAGAAAACATTGGCAAGTTTTACGGCCTGCTGCTGTGTTTCAAGGGTTCAATGCTTGGCATTGTGCTTTCCAGCAATTTGTTGCTGATGCTGATTTTTTGGGAAATCACCAGCTTAGTGTCGTTTTTACTGATCAGTTTCTGGACCCACAAAAAAGGCGCGCGGCGCGGTGCCCGCATGGCGCTGACGATCACCGGCGGCGGTGGCCTGGCCCTGTTAGCAGGTATTCTCATCATCGGTCAGATTGTCGGCAGCTACGAGCTGGACGATGTGCTGGCCGCAGGGCCCATCATCAAAGCACACGCGCTTTATCCGGTTGCGCTCACTTTGGTGCTGCTCGGCGCATTTACAAAATCGGCCCAGTTCCCATTCCATTTCTGGTTGCCCCACGCCATGCAGGCGCCTACGCCGGTATCGGCCTACCTGCACTCGGCCACGATGGTTAAGGCCGGCATATTCCTGCTGGCGCGGCTGTATCCGGCGCTGGCAGGCACTGAACAATGGTTTTACATGGTCAGTTTTACCGGCATGGCAACGCTGCTTTTAGGCGCTTACATCGCCATGTTCAAACACGACCTCAAAGGCTTACTGGCGTACTCCACTGTGAGCCATCTGGGGTTGATTGTTCTGTTGCTCGGCATGGGTACGGAACTGGCCACAATTGCTGCCCTGTTTCACGTCATCAACCACGCCACGTTTAAGGCCTCACTGTTCATGGCGGCCGGCATTATTGACCATGAAACCGGCACCCGCGATATGCGCCGCATTAACGGGCTTTGGCGATTTATGCCCCACACCGCCACCCTGGCAATGGTGGCAGCGGCCTCTATGGCCGGTGTACCGCTACTGAACGGCTTTCTCAGTAAGGAAATGTTTTTCGCTGAGTCTCTGGCACTCAACCTTCCCGGTTACTGGGCCTGGCTACCGCCCATTGTGGCGACCTTGGCCGGCATTTTCGGGGTTGCTTACTCCGCCCGGTTTATCCATGACGTGTTTTTTAACGGCAAGCCCGTAAATCTGCCCATCTACCCACCTCATGAACCGCCGCGCTATATGAAAATCCCTGTGGAAATATTGGTGTTCGCCTGTCTGATGGTGGGTATTTTCCCGGCCATATCCGTGGGCCCCCTGCTTTACGCCGCATCTTCCGCAACCTTGGGCGTGCCAGCACCGGACTATCAGTTGGCAGTGCTGCACGGTTTTAACCTGCCACTGTTTATGAGCTTTTTGGCGTTCTTTGGCGGCTTGCTGATGTACAGCCAGCGCGAGCGTTTCTTTGCCTTTCACGACCGCTTCCGCGAGATTGATGAAAAAGCGATCTTCGAAAAAGTGGTGTTCAGCCTTGGCCTCAGGGCCAACCGGTTTACCGCCGCCACCGAGAACGGCTCACTGCAGCGCTACGTTATGCTGTTAATTGTCAGCGCTCTGGCCGTGGCGTTTTTACCGATCAGCAAAATGGGCATTTTTATCGGCAGCAACGGGCTAACCCCGGTGGACTGGCCCACGGCAACTTTGGGTGCGGTTCTGATTGCCAGCGCTCTGGCCACTGCAGCCATGCACCGTGAACGCTTCTTTGCGCTGGTACTGATCAGCGTCGTCGGGTTGTTAACCGCGCTCACCTTTGTGCGTTTCTCGGCGCCAGATCTGACGATGACCCAACTGTCGGTAGAAGTCGTCACCGTTGTGCTGTTAATGCTGGCACTTTACTACATGCCCTCATGGACACCCGTTGAGAGCAGCCGTGGTCGCCGCGTTCGTGACATGGGGATAGCCCTGTTAGCCGGCAGCGGCATGACCATAATTACCCTAGCCATTCTGACCCAGCCGTTCAGTTCGATTTCCGAGTTCTTTCTGGCAAACAGCAAAACAGGTGGTGGTGGTACCAACGTGGTCAATGTGATCTTGGTGGATTTCCGCGGCTTCGACACCTTGGGTGAAATTTCAGTGCTGGCGATTGCAGCGTTGGGCATTTTTGCAATGCTCAAAAACACGACACTTACGCCGCCTCCGGGCGACGGCCTGGGCCACGCATGGGCCCGCCAAAGCCACCCCACCATGCTCAAACAGATTGCCCGTCCGATGCTACCAATGGCGCTGATGGTATCCGCGTTTATATTCCTGCGCGGTCATAACCTGCCAGGGGGGGGCTTTATTGCCGGGCTGATAACCGCCGTTGCGCTGATTCTTCAGTACATCGCCAGTGGCTTTTCCTGGACCGAAGACCGCATCGCCATGCGCTATCACAATGTGATTGCGCTAGGTCTGCTGTTTGCCGTTATTACTGGCGCCGGCAGCCTGGCGTTTGGTTATCCGTTCCTGACCTCCACATTCGGCTATATCACCTGGCCGGTGGTGGGTAAGTTCGAGCTGGCCTCGGCGCTGGTGTTTGACCTGGGTGTGTACCTGGCGGTGGTGGGTGCCACACTGCTGATGCTGGTCAGTGTAGGCCGCATCAACCCCCATTCCGCTATCCGTCCTGTAAACAGCGAGTCGAGCTACGGCGCTGACACGACTACCCTGACTCAAAGAGAGACCGAATAATGGAACTTGTATTCGCACTCGCCATTGGTGCGCTCACCGCCGGCGGAATATATCTGCTGCTGCGCGCCCGCACGTTCCCGGTGGTGCTGGGCCTGACCATGCTGTCGTACGGGGTAAATCTGTTCCTGTTCGCCAGCGGGCGCCTGGCCACCGGCAGCCAGCCGATTCTGGGCACCGCTGACCAGTACGCAGACCCATTGCCCCAGGCGCTGGTGTTAACCGCGATTGTTATCGGCTTTGCCATGACCGCATTCGTGGTGGTGTTATCACTGCGCAACCTGGCCGACCACGGTAATGATCACGTAGACGGCGACCCGAAAAAGCGTACGCCGGCTTCCAAGCATGCGCGGGAGCGTCGGCCACTATGACCCACTGGCTGCTTGCTCCGATTCTGATCCCGCTACTGGGCGCTATTCTGCAAATATTTGTAGGCTACGCGCCCATGCCGTTGCGCCGGGTGTTGGCCATTATTACCTCGGTTCTGACCTTGGCCGCCGCCATTGTTCTGCTAAATCTGGCCAGCGACGACACCTACCGTGTCTACGCCATGGGCAACTGGCAGCCACCCTTCGGCATTGTGATGGTGCTGGATCGTTTGGCGGCCATGATGTTGGTTCTAACGGCGTCGCTGGCACTGCTGTGCCATCTGTTCTCGATCGGGGGTGCCGACGAAGGTACGCGCCAGTTCCACAGCCTGTTCCTGTTCCAGCTGATGGGCCTGAATATCGCCTTTCTGACCGGCGACCTGTTCAACCTGTTTGTTGCGTTTGAGATTCTGCTGATTGCCTCTTACGGACTGCTGATGCACGGCAGTGGAAGCACGCGCTCAACGCCAGGGCTGCATTATGTCGTATTAAACCTGGTGGGTTCGTCGTTGTTTCTGATCAGCGTGGGCATGATTTACAGCGTTACCGGCACATTGAATATGGCCGACCTGGCCGTGAAAGTGCCACAGGTCAGCGGCGACCAACGTTTTCTGGTCGAAGCCGGTGGCATGCTGTTGTTGGTGGTATTTGCCCTTAAAGCAGCGGTGTTGCCACTGACATTCTGGCTACCACGGGCCTATGCCAGCGCTACCGCGCCGGTCGCTGCATTTTTTGCCATTATGACCAAAGTCGGTATCTACGGGATTATCCGGGTTTACCCGCTGATTTTTGGCGCCAACGCCGGCGAGATGGCTAATCTGGGCATGAACTGGCTTTTCCCGCTAGCGCTCGCCACCCTTATTATGGGCGTTATTGGCGCTATGGGCGCACAAACCTTGCGCACCCTGGTGACCTGGCAGCTGGTCATTTCGGTTGGCACTATACTGGCACCCATCGCGCTGGGCTCGCAAAAAGGCCTGGCTGCGGCCCTGTTCTACTTGCTTAGCACTACCTGGACAGTGGGCGGTTTGTTTTTGCTGATTGAGCTGGTGCGCAGCCAGCGCGGATCCGCTTCTGACAAAATCGTTATGGCGCCGCAGATTCGTCATCGAACCCTGCTTAGCTCGCTGTTTTTCTTTGGCGCGGTGTCCGCTGCAGGTTTACCACCACTAAGCGGTTTCTTTGGCAAAGTGATGATTCTGCAATCCACCACCAGCGGCGTGGAAATGGCGTGGCTTTGGGGTACGGTTCTCACGGGGAGCTTTTTCACTCTGATTGCCTATAGCCGCGCCGGCAGTGTGGTATTTTGGCGCAATATTGAAGGCGAAATTGAAAACAGCACCCCGGTAACGCCGTTGCTGGCCATTTCTACCGGCGCGCTGATTGGTATGAGCGTATTAATGGTGGCACTGGCCGGGCCTATCAGTGCCTATACCAACGCCACTGCAGTGCAGCTGCTGGACACCCGTGGTTATATCCAGACTTTGCAGGCGCCAATGGTTGAGGAGAGTTCGTAATGCTGGATCGCCTGAGTTTCCCGCAACCCTGGCTAAGCCTTCTGCTGTTCAGCAT
This window encodes:
- a CDS encoding acyl-CoA dehydrogenase yields the protein MTDTLIDRRDLSFQLYEVLGIDVLAERERFADHSRDTFDAVIETADKMARETFANHNRAADQDEPRFVDGKVIMLPQVKQAFDAYARAGFIAGRYDYELGGMQLPETVMAACNGFFTAANPGTAGYPFLTTAAANLIRVFGNESQKSLFLPPMLDGRYAGTMALTEPHAGSSLADIRTSATPDNAGHYLIKGAKIYISGGEQNITENIVHMVLAKIKGAPAGVKGISLFIVPKLRLNETGGLGERNGVALAGLIHKLGYRGTTSTALSFGDDAECHGYLVGEPHQGLKYMFQMMNEARVGVGCGAAVIGYRGYMHSLAYAKDRLQGRRAADNNPQSEQVPIIEHADVRRMLLAQKAYSEGGLALCLYGARLMDDQNTHPEPQKRQEAGQLLDLLTPVIKAWPSEYGPKANDLAIQVYGGAGYTREYPVEQCWRDNRLNPIHEGTNGIQALDLLGRKVWQNQSHGLQLLLQAMQADLQAATSARCEPWALSLSETLQQAVKVTQSLGKTLMAGETEQTLANASCYLHLFGHICVAWMWLRQANAAAVGLSNASNDRERHFYEGKLQAAQYFFHWELPTAAHDLVLLRNMDDTCLAMKTEWF
- a CDS encoding monovalent cation/H+ antiporter subunit A, which encodes MSLPLVVLLPFLGAMAAPLFAQGGRTAIAIASTVPALIALAALFPHWQTLADGGVVLHTYEWLPAMGLSLSFRLDGLSLLFALLILVIGILIILYARYYLKPEENIGKFYGLLLCFKGSMLGIVLSSNLLLMLIFWEITSLVSFLLISFWTHKKGARRGARMALTITGGGGLALLAGILIIGQIVGSYELDDVLAAGPIIKAHALYPVALTLVLLGAFTKSAQFPFHFWLPHAMQAPTPVSAYLHSATMVKAGIFLLARLYPALAGTEQWFYMVSFTGMATLLLGAYIAMFKHDLKGLLAYSTVSHLGLIVLLLGMGTELATIAALFHVINHATFKASLFMAAGIIDHETGTRDMRRINGLWRFMPHTATLAMVAAASMAGVPLLNGFLSKEMFFAESLALNLPGYWAWLPPIVATLAGIFGVAYSARFIHDVFFNGKPVNLPIYPPHEPPRYMKIPVEILVFACLMVGIFPAISVGPLLYAASSATLGVPAPDYQLAVLHGFNLPLFMSFLAFFGGLLMYSQRERFFAFHDRFREIDEKAIFEKVVFSLGLRANRFTAATENGSLQRYVMLLIVSALAVAFLPISKMGIFIGSNGLTPVDWPTATLGAVLIASALATAAMHRERFFALVLISVVGLLTALTFVRFSAPDLTMTQLSVEVVTVVLLMLALYYMPSWTPVESSRGRRVRDMGIALLAGSGMTIITLAILTQPFSSISEFFLANSKTGGGGTNVVNVILVDFRGFDTLGEISVLAIAALGIFAMLKNTTLTPPPGDGLGHAWARQSHPTMLKQIARPMLPMALMVSAFIFLRGHNLPGGGFIAGLITAVALILQYIASGFSWTEDRIAMRYHNVIALGLLFAVITGAGSLAFGYPFLTSTFGYITWPVVGKFELASALVFDLGVYLAVVGATLLMLVSVGRINPHSAIRPVNSESSYGADTTTLTQRETE
- a CDS encoding Na+/H+ antiporter subunit C, which encodes MELVFALAIGALTAGGIYLLLRARTFPVVLGLTMLSYGVNLFLFASGRLATGSQPILGTADQYADPLPQALVLTAIVIGFAMTAFVVVLSLRNLADHGNDHVDGDPKKRTPASKHARERRPL
- a CDS encoding monovalent cation/H+ antiporter subunit D → MTHWLLAPILIPLLGAILQIFVGYAPMPLRRVLAIITSVLTLAAAIVLLNLASDDTYRVYAMGNWQPPFGIVMVLDRLAAMMLVLTASLALLCHLFSIGGADEGTRQFHSLFLFQLMGLNIAFLTGDLFNLFVAFEILLIASYGLLMHGSGSTRSTPGLHYVVLNLVGSSLFLISVGMIYSVTGTLNMADLAVKVPQVSGDQRFLVEAGGMLLLVVFALKAAVLPLTFWLPRAYASATAPVAAFFAIMTKVGIYGIIRVYPLIFGANAGEMANLGMNWLFPLALATLIMGVIGAMGAQTLRTLVTWQLVISVGTILAPIALGSQKGLAAALFYLLSTTWTVGGLFLLIELVRSQRGSASDKIVMAPQIRHRTLLSSLFFFGAVSAAGLPPLSGFFGKVMILQSTTSGVEMAWLWGTVLTGSFFTLIAYSRAGSVVFWRNIEGEIENSTPVTPLLAISTGALIGMSVLMVALAGPISAYTNATAVQLLDTRGYIQTLQAPMVEESS